From Halanaeroarchaeum sulfurireducens, a single genomic window includes:
- a CDS encoding DUF7836 family putative zinc-binding protein, producing the protein MPHEAFVQLSCPECSKTWEETPSDLPAPDDNYACPACNASARTSEFLHTNRDLETLKQLQE; encoded by the coding sequence ATGCCACACGAGGCGTTCGTCCAGCTGTCCTGTCCAGAGTGCTCGAAAACGTGGGAGGAGACGCCGAGCGACCTCCCGGCGCCTGACGACAATTACGCGTGCCCGGCCTGTAATGCGTCCGCCCGAACGTCGGAGTTCCTCCACACAAACAGGGATCTGGAGACGCTGAAACAGTTACAGGAGTAA
- a CDS encoding elongation factor 1-beta translates to MGKVAAAIKVMPNSPELDLDELRERLETALPEGAKINSVETEDVAFGLVALIPTVIVPDDAGGTESVEEAFSSVEGVESVSVKEVGRI, encoded by the coding sequence ATGGGGAAAGTCGCCGCGGCCATCAAGGTGATGCCGAACAGTCCGGAACTCGACCTGGACGAACTCCGCGAGCGCCTCGAGACCGCGCTCCCGGAGGGGGCGAAGATCAACTCCGTCGAGACCGAGGACGTCGCCTTCGGTCTCGTCGCATTGATCCCGACGGTGATCGTTCCGGACGACGCCGGCGGGACAGAATCGGTCGAGGAGGCGTTCAGCTCGGTCGAGGGCGTGGAGTCCGTCTCCGTCAAAGAAGTCGGCCGTATCTAA
- a CDS encoding HVO_2753 family zinc finger protein has protein sequence MSETQQARRCVSCGINISGTNAASFKCPECGRQIYRCAKCRKQSNLYECPECGFRGP, from the coding sequence ATGAGCGAGACCCAGCAGGCGAGGCGGTGTGTTTCGTGTGGGATCAACATCTCCGGCACGAACGCGGCCTCGTTCAAGTGTCCCGAGTGCGGTCGCCAGATCTACCGGTGTGCGAAGTGTCGCAAACAGAGCAACCTCTACGAATGTCCGGAGTGCGGATTCAGGGGGCCCTGA
- a CDS encoding NOP5/NOP56 family protein, producing the protein MESQGWFVDLDPDDRDTAVARIRDGSAPAPDRWPTLAVEAGFAADESSYYDELHEATVEAAGATVAERERADDQQLIHAVRTIDDVTATTNELAERLAEWAGSYYGESGAGTEYAATVADRDPQDPVERRIVSLANRVTALEAEHEAVEAFVRRQAPGVCPNLSMLAGPVLAARLIALAGGLESLAKKPSGTVQVLGAEDALFAHLRGHATSPKHGVIYTHEYVRDTSPDQRGSAARALAGKLAIAARIDHYSGDRRPELRDELDERMARIRSRGEDN; encoded by the coding sequence ATGGAATCGCAGGGGTGGTTCGTGGACCTGGACCCGGACGACCGCGACACGGCCGTGGCCCGCATTCGCGACGGTTCTGCCCCGGCCCCTGACCGGTGGCCGACGCTCGCGGTCGAAGCCGGATTCGCGGCCGACGAGTCGTCGTACTACGACGAACTTCACGAGGCGACCGTCGAGGCCGCGGGAGCCACGGTGGCCGAACGCGAGCGAGCGGACGACCAGCAACTGATCCACGCCGTTCGCACGATCGACGACGTGACCGCGACCACGAACGAGCTGGCCGAACGACTCGCTGAGTGGGCTGGCAGCTACTACGGCGAGTCGGGCGCGGGAACGGAATACGCGGCGACCGTCGCGGATCGCGACCCCCAGGATCCCGTCGAGCGGCGCATCGTCTCCCTGGCAAATCGGGTGACAGCGCTCGAGGCGGAGCACGAGGCCGTCGAGGCCTTCGTCCGGCGGCAGGCGCCGGGGGTGTGTCCGAACCTCTCGATGCTGGCGGGGCCGGTCCTCGCCGCCCGTCTGATCGCCCTGGCGGGCGGACTCGAATCGCTCGCGAAAAAACCCAGCGGGACGGTGCAAGTGTTGGGCGCGGAGGACGCCCTGTTCGCTCACCTCCGGGGCCACGCGACCTCCCCCAAACACGGCGTCATCTACACCCACGAGTACGTCCGCGACACGTCGCCGGACCAGCGGGGGTCCGCGGCCCGGGCACTGGCGGGGAAACTCGCCATCGCGGCCCGCATCGATCACTACTCCGGCGACCGTCGTCCCGAACTCCGCGACGAGCTCGACGAGCGCATGGCTCGCATCCGAAGCCGAGGTGAGGACAATTGA
- a CDS encoding fibrillarin-like rRNA/tRNA 2'-O-methyltransferase — MSRPDGVAWHTFDGTRSLATRGKPVYGEQTDGEWRRWDPHRSKLGATFEKGLETGLRNGDSVLYLGAANGTTVSHVADFAGPTYAVEFAPRPARDLVAVARTRDRLFPLLKDARTPETYAHVVESELDAIVQDVATRGQARVANENRRFLADDGRLIAAIKARSEDVTREPPAVFEEVLESLTAEYEVLETERLEPYHDDHLAVVARPL; from the coding sequence TTGAGTCGTCCGGACGGAGTCGCGTGGCACACGTTCGACGGAACGCGATCGCTCGCAACACGGGGGAAACCGGTGTACGGCGAACAGACGGACGGAGAATGGCGACGGTGGGATCCACACCGCTCGAAGCTCGGGGCAACCTTCGAGAAGGGCCTGGAGACCGGGTTGCGGAACGGCGATTCCGTGCTCTACCTCGGCGCAGCGAACGGGACGACCGTGAGTCACGTCGCGGACTTCGCAGGCCCGACCTATGCCGTGGAGTTCGCGCCACGTCCGGCCAGGGACCTCGTTGCGGTCGCTCGGACGCGCGACCGGCTGTTTCCCCTGCTGAAAGACGCCCGAACGCCAGAGACGTACGCGCACGTCGTGGAAAGCGAACTGGACGCGATCGTCCAGGACGTGGCCACGCGTGGTCAGGCACGGGTGGCGAACGAAAATCGTCGGTTCCTCGCCGACGACGGGCGTCTGATCGCCGCGATCAAGGCGCGAAGCGAGGACGTCACCCGGGAGCCACCGGCGGTCTTCGAGGAGGTCCTGGAATCGCTAACCGCGGAGTACGAGGTCCTCGAAACCGAACGCCTGGAACCATATCACGACGATCACCTCGCCGTCGTCGCGCGTCCTCTGTGA
- a CDS encoding glutamate--cysteine ligase translates to MPTGSRAAFAEMGTLGVEEEYFVVDDEGQPVAGSDELVYERDPPETLCGNIDHELFKFVIETQTCKMSDPTSAPEEIRRTRETLIDYVAESGYRVATAGLHPTADWRDHEHAEKPRYRSQLDRIQYPQHRNTTAGMHIHVGVDDPDKAMWVANESRWHLPMLLALSANSPYWNGYDTGLASARAKIFEGLPNTGMPTPFDSYDEFERFEEQMTEHGSIEDRGELWFDVRPHSGHGTVEVRVSDAQDRAGIVDALIEYVHALVVDLSERYEDGESGTDVRRELLDENKWRAIRHGHDATFIEPDGSSAVALEDLVVQEMDRLGVAGIGDVLATESGAERQRRIRDERGAAALRDAIVL, encoded by the coding sequence ATGCCAACGGGTTCGCGTGCGGCCTTCGCGGAGATGGGGACACTCGGGGTCGAAGAAGAGTATTTCGTCGTTGACGACGAGGGCCAACCGGTTGCAGGGTCCGACGAACTCGTCTACGAACGCGATCCACCAGAGACCCTCTGTGGGAACATCGACCACGAGCTGTTCAAATTCGTCATCGAGACCCAGACGTGCAAGATGTCCGACCCCACGTCGGCACCCGAGGAGATTCGACGGACCCGCGAGACCCTCATCGATTACGTCGCTGAGAGCGGCTACCGCGTCGCGACGGCCGGCCTCCACCCCACGGCGGACTGGCGCGACCACGAACACGCCGAGAAACCACGGTATCGCTCCCAGCTCGATCGTATCCAGTATCCTCAACACCGGAATACGACCGCGGGGATGCACATCCACGTCGGGGTCGACGATCCCGACAAGGCAATGTGGGTGGCCAACGAGTCGCGCTGGCACCTCCCGATGCTCCTGGCGCTGTCGGCCAACTCCCCGTACTGGAACGGGTATGACACGGGGCTCGCGTCGGCTCGGGCGAAAATATTCGAGGGGCTTCCCAACACGGGGATGCCGACCCCCTTTGACTCCTATGACGAATTCGAGCGCTTCGAGGAGCAAATGACCGAACACGGGTCGATCGAAGACCGTGGAGAATTGTGGTTCGACGTCCGACCCCACTCCGGCCACGGCACCGTGGAGGTCCGCGTCTCGGACGCCCAGGATCGGGCGGGGATCGTGGACGCGTTGATCGAGTACGTCCACGCGCTCGTCGTCGACCTTTCAGAACGGTACGAGGACGGGGAGTCCGGGACCGACGTCCGGCGCGAACTCCTCGACGAGAACAAGTGGCGGGCGATACGACACGGCCACGACGCGACGTTTATCGAACCCGATGGCTCCTCGGCCGTCGCACTCGAGGACCTGGTCGTCCAAGAGATGGACCGACTCGGGGTCGCTGGCATCGGGGACGTCCTGGCTACCGAGAGCGGTGCGGAACGCCAGCGACGGATTCGCGACGAACGTGGCGCAGCGGCGCTCCGGGACGCCATCGTCCTGTAG
- a CDS encoding helix-turn-helix domain-containing protein gives MSDEEPTDTEANEAEGVEIPVDTEEGDTEAGGGARERLEEEADRARSEFDSRVVDILSWVLDTETRARIYVQLRKAPWSTSEEVAEGTGLYPSTVREALAELYDEGVVDRRKRESEGAGNNPYEYTAIAPSDLVGNVVGRVQDELNTLFNLDSHLEESEPTSEPTSQPVSIEVSSEDEEDEEGEEENVEGEEEDVEGEEENVEGEEEDEEGKEER, from the coding sequence ATGTCCGACGAAGAACCTACAGACACCGAGGCGAACGAGGCAGAGGGCGTTGAGATCCCGGTCGATACCGAAGAAGGCGATACGGAGGCGGGCGGCGGTGCCCGCGAACGGCTCGAGGAGGAGGCCGACCGCGCGCGCTCGGAGTTCGACAGTCGCGTCGTGGACATCCTCTCCTGGGTGCTCGACACCGAGACGCGAGCCCGAATCTACGTCCAGTTGCGGAAGGCTCCGTGGAGCACGAGCGAGGAGGTGGCCGAGGGGACTGGGCTCTACCCGAGCACCGTCCGGGAGGCGCTCGCCGAGCTGTACGACGAAGGCGTGGTCGATCGCCGGAAACGAGAGAGCGAGGGCGCAGGCAACAACCCCTACGAGTACACGGCCATCGCCCCGAGCGATCTCGTCGGGAACGTCGTCGGGCGGGTGCAGGACGAACTGAATACGCTGTTCAATCTCGATTCCCATCTGGAGGAATCCGAGCCCACCTCCGAACCGACCTCCCAACCGGTCTCCATCGAGGTGTCCTCTGAGGACGAAGAAGACGAAGAGGGTGAAGAGGAAAACGTAGAGGGTGAAGAGGAAGACGTAGAGGGTGAAGAGGAAAACGTAGAGGGTGAAGAGGAAGACGAAGAGGGTAAAGAGGAGAGATAA
- a CDS encoding phosphopantetheine adenylyltransferase — MDVALGGTFDPIHDGHRKLFERAFELGDVTVGLTSGDLAPKTRQEDRYVRSYEERKADLIEELEPLAKKYDRDFSIRTLAEPTGVATEEQFDALVVSPETRPGGERINEIRAERGLDPLELVVVDHVLAEDGDIISSTRIVNGEIDEHGNLTPDRDGRERSRA, encoded by the coding sequence ATGGACGTCGCTCTGGGCGGGACGTTCGATCCGATACACGATGGCCACCGGAAACTGTTCGAACGCGCGTTCGAACTCGGTGACGTCACGGTCGGTCTCACGAGCGGCGATCTCGCACCGAAGACCCGACAGGAAGACCGGTACGTTCGGTCGTACGAAGAGCGCAAGGCCGACCTCATCGAGGAACTCGAACCCCTCGCGAAGAAGTACGACCGTGATTTTTCGATCCGAACACTCGCCGAACCCACGGGGGTCGCGACCGAAGAACAGTTCGACGCCCTGGTGGTTTCCCCGGAGACCCGTCCCGGCGGGGAGCGCATCAACGAGATTCGCGCCGAGCGGGGCCTCGACCCCCTCGAACTGGTCGTCGTCGATCACGTTCTCGCGGAGGACGGGGACATTATCTCGAGTACCCGCATTGTCAACGGCGAGATCGACGAGCACGGCAACCTCACGCCCGACCGGGACGGGCGCGAGCGCTCCCGCGCCTGA
- a CDS encoding transcription initiation factor IIB family protein, with amino-acid sequence MYRAGDEVSQREWLTELQATADRLELDAAARSTAQDLFLSTLPEEDRSKRAALAASLYAGSLIAGDQRSQTAVAEAAGVSRLVIQRRWKDLLAEAGLEPPEW; translated from the coding sequence ATGTACCGCGCGGGCGACGAGGTAAGCCAACGAGAGTGGCTAACCGAACTGCAGGCGACAGCCGATCGGTTGGAACTCGATGCGGCTGCTCGCTCCACCGCCCAGGACCTCTTTCTCTCGACACTTCCCGAGGAGGATCGATCGAAACGGGCCGCGCTGGCGGCGAGTCTGTACGCGGGGTCGCTCATCGCGGGCGACCAGCGCAGCCAGACCGCTGTCGCCGAGGCTGCGGGCGTGTCGCGACTCGTGATTCAGCGACGCTGGAAGGACCTCCTCGCCGAGGCGGGCCTCGAGCCACCGGAGTGGTGA
- a CDS encoding DUF4870 domain-containing protein, which translates to MATTSADEADRTTSTGETSLGLEENLGAALAYVLGFLTGIIVFLLEQENDHVRFHAAQSMVVFGGIFVVSIILSILGGGLSTMMAGGAGSFVATGLSLILGLASMVLWLASLVLWVYLLVRTYQGSDPRIPVAAGIADGLV; encoded by the coding sequence ATGGCTACCACGTCGGCCGACGAGGCGGATCGCACGACAAGTACGGGGGAGACGAGTCTGGGGCTCGAGGAGAATCTGGGTGCGGCATTAGCGTACGTGCTGGGTTTCCTGACGGGCATCATCGTCTTTCTTCTGGAACAGGAAAACGATCACGTCCGCTTCCATGCTGCCCAGAGCATGGTCGTCTTCGGCGGCATCTTCGTGGTCAGCATCATCCTGAGCATACTGGGAGGGGGGCTCTCGACGATGATGGCCGGCGGGGCGGGATCGTTTGTGGCAACGGGACTGTCGCTCATCCTGGGTCTCGCTTCGATGGTACTCTGGCTCGCCAGCCTGGTACTCTGGGTGTACCTGCTCGTCCGGACCTATCAGGGCTCGGACCCGCGCATTCCCGTTGCCGCGGGAATCGCGGACGGGCTAGTTTGA